The Pandoraea apista genomic interval TCAACAGGCGCAGCAGCGAGCCGTCGCTGCATCCCAGATCGAGCACCTGCGATGACGGCTCGATCCATCTTGCGATGACGCGAAAATCCGGCCGGTCGGCCAGCGACGCCGAAATACGGTCGCGCGACGCGGCCAGATGCGCCGCCTGCGCGCTAGTGGCCGGTACTGTGGACAGACTCATACCCCGACCTCCTGGGCGATTCGTTCGTAGTAGGCGCGCACCAGGTTGTGATAGCGCGCGTCGGTAAGCAAGAAGGCGTCGTGACCGTGGGGCGCGTCGATCTCGGCGTAGCTCACGGTGCGGCGCGTATCGAGCAGCGCCTTGACGATTTCACGCGAGCGGGCCGGCGCGAAGCGCCAGTCAGTCGTGAACGACACGATGAGGTACTTGGCCGTAGTGTGCGACAGCGCCTTTGCCAGATCGCCCCCCACGGTACGCGCCGGATCAAAGTAATCGAGCGCACGCGTGATCAGCAAATAGGTGTTGGCGTCGAAATACTCGGCGAACTTGTCGCCCTGATAACGCAGATACGACTCCACTTCGAACTCAACGTCGAAGCTGAAGCGATAGGCATCGTCCTGCCCGTTGCCATTGCCGTCTGCCCTGGGCGCGGCCTTCACACCGTCCACCAGCGCTTCGGCACGGCGCAAGGCCCGGCCGAACTTGGTCGCCATGTCTTCGTCGGAGAGATAGGTGATGTGACCGATCATGCGCGCCACACGCAGTCCGCGTCGCGGCACCACACCGTGCGCGTAATAGTTACCGCCGTGGAAATCCGGATCGGAGAGGATGGCCGAGCGCGCCACTTCGTTGAACGCAATGTTCTGTGCCGAGAGCTTCGGCGTGGAGGCGATGACCAGACAGTGCCCCACGCGCTCGGGATACATGATGCTCCATGCAAGCGCCTGCATGCCGCCGAGGCTGCCGCCCATCACGGCCGCAAACTTCCGGATACCGAAGGCGTCGGCCACGCGAGCCTGCGCATTGACCCAGTCTTCCACCGTCACGACCGGGAAGCGGGCACCGTAGGGGGCGCCGGTGGATTCGTCGAGGCTCATCGGCCCGGTCGAGCCAAAGCACGAACCGAGGTTATTTACCCCGATGACGAAAAAACGATCGGTGTCGAGCGGCTTGCCGGGCCCGACCATGTTGTCCCACCAGCCGATGTCCTTGGGATTGTCGGCGGCGATACCGGCAACGTGGTGCGACGCATTGAGCGCGTGACACACCAGTACGGCGTTGCTGCGATCGGCATTGAGTTCGCCATAGGTCTCGACCATCAGGTCGTAGCCCGCGAGTGTGCTGCCGTTCTGCAGTGCCAGCGGCTCAGCGAAATGCATCCGCTGCGGTGTGACGATTCCGATTGAAGATTCCATAAATCCCTGTCCGAAACATGTCGTGGCCGGCGTCTCTGTCGACAATGATCGAGGGACGGCGGCCTTGAGCGTTCTGTGCGGGAAAAGGGGTCGACGGAATGACGGCGGAGTGCGCGCGCACGACCTCTTTAGCCGCATTTTTAATGAATGTCAGTGCCCGGGAACCCCCCGGCAGAGTCATTCGCGCGCCCGCAAGCGAGTCACCAAATCGGCGCGCCAATCGTCGCGACAGGGCCGGTCCAATCACCGGCGGCCCCGTCACGGGTTGCAAAAGTATAACGTAATCTGCGCAGGGGGCGCAGACCACCGGGTCTTAGCGCAGCAGCGCGGCGACCTGAGGCTCGGCCCCTTCGGCAGGCGAGCGCTTGAAGCCACTCTTCGCGAAGCGATGCCAGCGGCCAAGCACGTAGGACACGAGCAGATTGGCGCGCGAGTTGGCATCGAACGTCTCGGGCAACGTGCCTTGCGCGGCGGCCAGGCGCAGCACCTGGCGCAGCGACGCCTCGATGCGGTCGAGCAACTGGTTCATGCGCTCTTGCAGGCGTTCGTGCTCGCCGACCAGCGCTTCGCCGGTCAGCACGCGCGTCATGCCCGGGTTCTTCTCGGCGAAACCGAGCAACATCAGCACGATAGCGCGCGCTTGCGTCACGCCGTCCTGATCCTGCGCGGAGATCTGATTGATCAGACCGAAGATGGTTTGTTCGATGAACTCGATGAGCCCTTCGAACATCTGGGCCTTGCTCGCGAAATGGCGGTAAAGCGCCGCTTCGGAGACATCGAGGCGCGCGGCGAGCGCGGCCGTGGTGATCTTCTCGCCCTTGGGCGTCTCGAGCATGGCCGCGAGGGTCTGCAACACCTGCACGCGGCGCTCGCCCGGCTTGGGGCGGGTTGTCTTTACCGGCGCGGGCGCGGCCTCCAGCGCATCGGCAGTGCCGTACCCGGCACCGCTCGAAGAGTTTTCCTGCTGCATCGTCTGGTCGTTATCGGTAGGG includes:
- the metX gene encoding homoserine O-acetyltransferase MetX, which produces MESSIGIVTPQRMHFAEPLALQNGSTLAGYDLMVETYGELNADRSNAVLVCHALNASHHVAGIAADNPKDIGWWDNMVGPGKPLDTDRFFVIGVNNLGSCFGSTGPMSLDESTGAPYGARFPVVTVEDWVNAQARVADAFGIRKFAAVMGGSLGGMQALAWSIMYPERVGHCLVIASTPKLSAQNIAFNEVARSAILSDPDFHGGNYYAHGVVPRRGLRVARMIGHITYLSDEDMATKFGRALRRAEALVDGVKAAPRADGNGNGQDDAYRFSFDVEFEVESYLRYQGDKFAEYFDANTYLLITRALDYFDPARTVGGDLAKALSHTTAKYLIVSFTTDWRFAPARSREIVKALLDTRRTVSYAEIDAPHGHDAFLLTDARYHNLVRAYYERIAQEVGV
- the slmA gene encoding nucleoid occlusion factor SlmA — protein: MQQENSSSGAGYGTADALEAAPAPVKTTRPKPGERRVQVLQTLAAMLETPKGEKITTAALAARLDVSEAALYRHFASKAQMFEGLIEFIEQTIFGLINQISAQDQDGVTQARAIVLMLLGFAEKNPGMTRVLTGEALVGEHERLQERMNQLLDRIEASLRQVLRLAAAQGTLPETFDANSRANLLVSYVLGRWHRFAKSGFKRSPAEGAEPQVAALLR